The Pontibacter korlensis sequence GCTGATGTCGGTGAGTTTACTGATTGCATTATTCACAAACCTGATTATATTGCCAACTTTGCTGATGAGCTTCGATAGCGGCAAGTTTGAGCGTGATCCTTACGCCCTGATAGAGCACTACGATGAGTTTTACCTGGAGCATGAGGACGAGGAGCTCGACCTGAATCAGCTAAAGTTGAAAGTTGAAGAATTAACTCTTGAGGAAGATAAAAAACCTGTAAACGGTGAAGTACAACGAGTATAAGAATCTGAATTACGCCAAAGTAGGCGAAGATGTGCTTTCCTTTTGGAAGCAGAACAACATCTTTGAGAAATCGGTAGCCACACGTGAGGGCAAAACACCTTTCGTGTTCTACGAAGGCCCACCATCTGCCAACGGTACACCGGGCATTCACCACGTAATGGCCCGTGCTGTAAAAGACATTTTTTGCCGCTATAAAACCCTGAAAGGTTTTCAGGTAAACCGCAAAGGCGGCTGGGACACCCATGGCCTTCCGGTAGAGCTGCAGGTAGAGAAAGAGCTGGGCATTACTAAAGAAGATATCGGTAAGAAGATAACGGTAGAGGAGTATAACCAGCGCTGCCGCGAAACGGTAATGCGTTTCAAGAACCAATGGGATACCCTAACAGAGCAAATGGGCTACTGGGTAGACCTGAACAACCCGTATATCACTTTCGAGAATGAGTACATCGAGTCTTGCTGGGCACTGCTGAAGCGCCTTTACGACAAGGGGTATTTATATAAAGGCTATACAATACAACCTTTCTCTCCTGCTGCAGGTACAGGCCTTAGCTCACACGAGCTGAACCAGCCAGGCTGCTACAAAATGGTGAAAGATACTACCATTGTGGCGCAGTTCGAGGTGAAGAAGATTACCCGTAACATGTTCCTGTTCGAAGACGAAGAGGAGAATGTATACTTCTTGGCTTGGACAACGACGCCTTGGACACTGCCTGCCAACACAGGACTTGCCGTAGGTAAGAACATAAAGTATGTGAAGGTGAAATCCTTCAACCCATATACGTACGAGCCGATCTCAGTTATACTTGCTAAGGATCTGGTGAGTCGCTATTTCAACCCGAAAGCTGCTGACTTGGCGCTGGCTGATTACAAGGCAGGCGATAAGCTGGTTCCTTATAAAGTGGTAGAGGAGTTTACTGGTACTGACCTGAATGGCGTGGAGTATCACCAGCTGATGCCATACGTGCAGCCAGACAAGCCAGCTTTCCGTGTGATCATCGGTGATTATGTAACTACAGAGGATGGTACTGGTATCGTGCATATTTCGCCAACCTTTGGTGCAGATGACGCCCGTGTAGCCGCTCAAAATGATATCCCGGCACTGCTGGTAATGGACGAGAATGGTAAGCCATCTCCGATCGTAGACAGACAAGGTAGATTTGTGAAGGAGATCACCGACTTTGCTGGCATGTATGTAAAGAACTATGCCAAGGAAGACGAGTCTGCTGCCGAGTACAAGCCTACTGATGTAAAGATCGCCATCAAGCTAAAAGAAGAAGGCAAGGCATTCAAAGTAGAGAAGTACGAGCACACTTATCCGCATTGTTGGAGAACAGATATGCCGGTGCTGTACTACCCGCTGGATAGCTGGTTCATCAAAACCACAGCTGTTAAAGACCGCCTGATCGAGCTGAACAAAACCATCAACTGGAAACCAGAGTCAACTGGTACAGGTCGTTTTGGTAACTGGCTGGAGAACCTGGTGGACTGGAACCTGTCACGCTCCCGTTACTGGGGCACCCCACTGCCTATCTGGAGAACTGAAGACGGCGAGGAAGAAATCTGCATCGGCTCTATCGCGCAGCTGAACGACGAGATTGCCAGAGCGGTGGACGCTGGTTTGATGGATACTTCTGTAGAGGTGAAAGACCTGCACCGCCCGTATGTGGACAACATCGTGCTGGTAAGCAAGTCTGGAAAGCCAATGTACAGAGAGACAGACCTTATCGACGTGTGGTTTGACTCTGGTGCTATGCCTTATGCACAATGGCACTACCCATTGGAGAACGAGAATATCTTTGATAAAAACTTTCCAGCAGATTTTATTGCTGAAGGTGTTGACCAAACACGCGGCTGGTTCTTTACGCTACACGCATTGGCTGTAATGCTGGAGGATAACGTGGCTTACAAAAACGTAATCGCCAACGGTCTGGTGCTGGATAAGAACGGCAATAAGATGAGCAAGCGCCTAGGCAATGCCATAGATCCGTTCGAGATGATTGGTAACTATGGCCCGGATGCCGTGCGCTGGTATATGATCTCCAATGCGCCACCGTGGGACAACCTGAAGTTTAACCCGGATGGCGTGGTAGAGACGCAGCGCCGTTTCTTTGGCACACTGCAGAACACATACTCGTTCTTCGCACTCTATGCTAACCTTGACAACTTTACGTACTCAGAGGCTGATGTGCCAATGGCGCAACGTACCGAGTCAGACCGCTGGATCATCTCAAAGCTGAACACGCTGGTGCAGGACGTAGATACGTACTACGAAGACTACGATCCAACCCGTGCTGCCCGTGCCATCCAGGATTTTGTGGTGGACGACCTGAGTAATTGGTACGTGCGCCTGAACCGTAAGCGTTTCTGGAAAGGTGAGTATAACACAGATAAGATTGCCGCTTACCAGACATTGTATACTTGCTTGGAGACAATTGCTGTTCTGGCTGCTCCGGTGGCACCGTTCTATACAGAGCAATTGTACCGCGACCTGAACAACGTAAGCAACAAGCATACAGTAGAGTCGGTACACTTAGCATATTATCCGGAGGTAAATCAAGAGAATATCGATACGGATCTGGAGGAGCGCATGCAACTGGCGCAAACTGTTTCTTCTTTGGTGCACTCGCTGCGTAAGAAAGAAATGATTAAAGTACGCCAGCCACTGCAGCGTATCCTGATACCGGTACTGAACTCGAAAATGAAGCAGCAGATTGAGGCTGTGGCTGATTTGATCCTGAGTGAGGTGAACGTGAAGGCTATCGAATACATCGATGATACTTCTGGCATCCTGGTGAAGAAGATTAAGCCTAACTTCAAAAAGTTAGGTCAGGTGTTCGGTCCAAAGATGAAGCTGGTAGCAGCTGCTGTACAGCAAATGGATCAGGCAGATATCGCTACACTGGAGCGCGAAGGTGGCTTTAAGATCATGCTTTCAGAGGATGAGTCAGCAGTACTGACGCCGGACGATGTGGAGATCTCTTCTGAGGACATCCCGGGTTGGCTGGTAGCCAGCGAAGGCAGATTAACTGTAGCCTTGGATATTACCATCACAGAGGAGCTGAAGCAGGAGGGTATTGCCCGCGACCTGGTAAATCGTATCCAGAACTTGCGTAAGGACTCTAACCTAGAGGTTCAGGACAAGATCCACATCGCCATGCAGCAATCAGTGCCAGAGGTAAACGAGGCTGTTAAAAACTACAGCGACTATATATGTGCTGAAACACAAGCCCTGACGCTGGACCTGGTAGTGGAGCTGGCAAGCGCCACCATACTGGATATTGATGATTACAAGGTGTCAATCCAAATTCAGACAGAAGAAAGAGCGACTATCTAAATCAACAGAGCACCAGGAAACTAAAAGGTATTCTGGTGCTCTTATATTTTCAAGAAGTCTGTTATGGCGGCCAACATTGTAAAGTGCCAGCTGCTTAAATTTTAGATATGAAATACGGAAAATACTACCTGGCTGCTCTTGCCGTGATTCTTGTAGATCAGGCTGTAAAGCTGATCGTGCATTACAACATGGAAATGGGAATGCCAGGGGAGATTCATCTAATTGGCGATTGGCTGAAACTGCATTACACTCTTAACCCTGGGATGGCCTTTGGTGTGGAGCTAGGCTCTGAGTATGGCAAGCTTATACTTACGCTGTTCCGCTTGGTAGCCATGTTTGGTATTGGCTATTACCTGTATTACCTCGTTAAGAATAAGGCTCCTAAAGGTCTTATCTGGTGCATCTCGCTGATACTTGGCGGCGCTATAGGTAACCTGATAGACAGTACCTTTTACGGTGTATGGTTTGACAACGCTCCCTATGGCTCTTCTACACCATGGTTTCATGGGCAGGTAATAGATATGTTCTATGTGGACATATGGGAAGGTATCGTGCCGAACTGGGTTCCGATTCTTGGTGGTAAACCAATGTCGCTGTGGCCTATCTTCAATGTAGCCGACTCTGCCATCTTTGTAGGTGTATTGCTGATCCTTTTCAACCAGAAGCGCTTCTTCGGAGAGCACCATGAAGAGCAAAAGCAAAAGCCAGTAGAGCAGCAAGGGCTGTAATCATAAGTATAAATTCAAAACAAAAAGGCTGCTCCTGAATTGGAGCAGCCTTTTTGTTTTGAATACAATGTGGGTTACTACGAAGCTATACTACTTCATACTCCAGACGGTCGGAGGAGCTGTGTATGCCACGAGAATTATAAAACTCCTCTCTCTTTCAGCGCTTCCTTCAGCGCTTCGGGCGAAGTAAAATGAATAGAATCTATTCCAAGTTGTTCTGCCGCTTTTACGTTCCGCAGGTTATCATCTATAAAAACAGCTTCGGAAGGATGCACATCATACCTGCTTAGTAACGTGTGGTAGAAACTGCTAAATGGCTTCCTGTCTTTTTCGGTGCCTGATACTACTATTCCATCGAACCAGTTCAGGAAATCAAACTGTTCCTGTGCAATCGGGAAAGTTTCTGCAGACCAGTTTGTGAGGGCGTAGAGGTTGTACTTGCCGCTTTCTTTTAACTCCCGCAAAATATCGACAGTACCCTCTATGGCTCCTCCCAACATTTCATGCCAGCGGCCATAAAAAGCCTCTATTCTTTCCTGGTGCTCCGGATGCCTTGCTACCAGTAGTTCTGTGGCCTCCTGTAACGGACGTCCGGCATCCTGCTCCTCATTCCATTCCGGGGTGCAAATGTTCTCCAGGAAGTGCAGCATTTCTTCTTCTTCATCGAAGATCTTTCGGTACAGGTAGTGCGGGTTCCAATCAATCAGCACAGCACCCAAGTCGAAAATGATGAATTTAATCATAGCTTAAATAAGAGGTGTTTTTCTAAGTTATGTGGTTTGGATATGTATTTCAAAATGTTTATTCTAAAAACGTAACTGGTACAAAAGCCTTGTAACTAAAAAGCTTTATTTTCACCAAAGAACAAACCCACTCTTGCGTTGACTTTACTAAAACCCATACTTCAGGTAATAAACCTAAACTCTGTTTTCTCAACACTCCATAGCATCACAAAAGCTGTAGACAAGGTAAGCTTTGAAGTCTACGCTGGCGAAACAGTTGCCATAGTAGGAGAGTCCGGCTCCGGAAAGTCTGTAACGGCACTATCTCTAATGCGGTTGCTCGATACAACCCCAGGACAAATCGCAACAGGGCAGGTGGTGTTCCAGTCAAAAAAGTATGGAGAAGTAGACTTATTGCAGCTGCCGGAGAAGCAAATGCAGCACATCCGTGGCAACGAGATCAGCATGGTTTTTCAGGAACCTATGTCCTCACTTAACCCCGTTTACACCTGTGGAAAACAAGTGACAGAGGCATTGCTGATACATAATACTCTAACAAAAAAACAGGCCAAAGAACGAACTATACAGCTTTTTGAAAAGGCAAGGCTGTCACATCCTGAAAGAATTTTTGATGCTTATCCACATGAAGTTTCAGGAGGGCAGAAGCAGCGCGTTATGATTGCTATGGCCTTGGCCTGCGAGCCAAGTATACTTATTGCCGATGAGCCTACTACGGCTTTGGATGTAACGGTGCAGGCACGCGTGCTGCGGCTGGTAGACGAGCTGCGGATAAAGGAGAATACGGCAGTGCTCTTCATTACCCACGATCTAGGCGTGGTAGCCGAGATAGCTGACCGCATCCTAGTGATGTATAAAGGAAAGATAGTGGAGCAAGGTAAGGTGATAGATATCTTTACCAATCCGCAGCACCCCTATACCAAGGGTTTGCTAGCCTGCCGCCCAAAGCTTACAGCGAAGAAGCAGACTATACTTCCTACTGTATCTGACTTTATGTTTGAGGATGAGCAAGGAAACATACTCGAGAGAAAGGCGCAGATACTGGAGCCCTCGCTGGAGGATGTAGTAAGTAATTATGTAGGTACTGTTCGTAATATAAAACACCAACAGGAAAACAAGCAGAAGCCTTTGCTGCTACAAGTTGAAAACTTGAAGGTACACTTTCCGATAAAGAAAGGATTCTTTGGCCGCACTACTGGTTTAGTTAAGGCTGTAGATGACGTAAGCTTTGAGGTAAGGCCAGGCGAAACGATAGGTTTGGTAGGTGAGTCTGGCTGTGGCAAAACAACCTTAGGGCGTGCGCTGTTGCGGCTAATAGAACCAACGGAAGGAAGCATAACTTTTGATGGACAGAATGTAGTGCAATTAACCCCTGAAGAATTGCGCAATAGCCGTCGCAATATTCAGATGATCTTCCAGGATCATTATACGTCGCTTAACCCAATGCATACTGTAAGTGAGGTTATTGTGGAGCCAATGCAAGTGCATAACTTCTACAGTTCCGATAAAGAACGACATGGAAAATCTTTGGAACTGATTGAGAAAGTGGGGCTTACGAAAGATTATTTGCATCGTTATCCACATGAGCTGTCAGGCGGGCAGCGGCAGCGTGTAAGTATAGCCCGGGCGTTAGCCCTGCGGCCCAAATGTATCATATGCGATGAGTCTGTGTCAGCGTTGGATGTATCGGTGCAGGCGCAGGTGCTTAACCTGCTTAACAGGCTAAAGCAGGAGTTTCATATCACCTACATCTTTATTACCCACGATCTTTCTGTAGCAAAATATATGTCGGACCGTATACTTGTAATGAATAGGGGTAAGATCGTTGAGACTGGTACACCAGAGCAGATTTTCCGTCAACCGCAAGAGGAGTATACGCGTAATCTAATCAGTGCAATCCCGAAGGGCGAGCCGGAAGACATTATAACCGCACAACAAAAGCGCAAGGCCATCAAGGCAGGGTTAGAATAAGACAGCTTCCTCAGCTGTGGCCCGGGCAGAATCAATCTAAAGATTTGTAAAGTATGCAGCAAACGCACCATGAATCCGACTGGGAATTCCATTTCAGAAGCATAGACAATAAGCCTGGCTCCATAGCGGTAGATCTAGGCTTGGCTAAAGTTGCCCCGCTGTCCGAACAGCCAAATCTTGTACAGGTGTCGGTTAAAATGGTTGATCCTCGTCCGGATGGGCTGTCGTCGTTGCAGGAAACAATTGTGCTGCAGAGCCTGGAAGATGACCTGGAAGAGGTTTTAAGAACAACCTGTCAGGCTACCTATGCAGGGCGCTTAACATCTAACGGGCATCGCAAAATCTACTTCTATATGGGCGAGCCTAACGGCTATGCGGAGTCTGTTCAGCGTGTTATGCAGAATTACAACGGACATGCCTATACCCTTAAGCTGGTAAAGGATAAAGACTGGAGCCGGTACTTTAACTTTTTATACCCAGAACCGGAGCAGTTACAAAGTATACAAAACCGCAAAGTGTTGGAAGAGTTGGAGAAGAACGGCGATGACTTGAGCAAAGAGCGGCAGGTGGACCACTGGGTGTACTTTAAAACAGAGGCTGATAGAACTGCATTTGTGGAGAGTATAGCCAACGAGAATTACACCGTTATCACCAGCGATTACCTGGAAGCATCAGAAGACTACCCATTCCGCCTGCATATTAGCCGCACCGATAAGCTGGACCAGTTAAATATAGACAGAACAGTACTCCACCTGCGACGCCTGGCCCTTAAGCACCATGGCGATTACGATGGCTGGGAAACCTCCCTGGAAGTATAATAACCGCACCTATCTACCCTCTCCATTGCTCAAATCCCTCTTATATAGAAAATTCTCTATAAATTGAACTCGAATTACAAGATACTTTAGCCAAAGAGCGCTTAGTGGCGTATAGTAAAACTAAATTATTTGTGCTAAAGATTGTAAATGGTTGTGGCAGCTGATTTAGCTGCCCCCATAGCGACGAAGATACATGAGAAGTAAAAGAGACAAAAAAGGCGGCAGAGATTCTGAGAGCCGCAACGACAAAGGCCAGTCCCGCAGAAGAGGAGGCGAATCATCAAACCGCAAAGAGTCCGCAAGAGAGGCTTATGCCAGAAGAGAACCCTCTAACCGAAAAGGGGCTCCAAAATCGGCTAAAGCTATAGTACTGGAAGTGTTCTCCAACAGTCCCGACACTGTTTTTACAATGCGACAGGTTACGCGCCGCCTAGGTGTGACAGACAAGCATGGCCGTGAGCAGGTGCAGAAGCTGGTAAAGACACTGGTGCAGGAAAACAAACTGCTGGCCGTGGACGACGACAAGTACATGATGAACCTGAAGGTCGAAATCGTGACAGGTCGTGTGGACTTGGCTAACAGCAAATATGCCTACATCGTGTCGGAAGACCGGGAGGAAGACATCCGTGTGTTTACAGAGCACCTACAGTATGCCTTAGATGGCGACTTGGTTAAAGTAGAAGTGCTGCCATCGGTAAGAGGTGGCCGCCAGGAGGGAGTGGTAGTAGAGGTACTGCAGCGCTCTCGTACAGAGCTGGTAGGTATCATGGAGCTATCCAAGAACTTTGGCTTTGTTGTGCCAGACTTCAAAAGGGTATACTTTGACATATTTGTAGGCGAGCGGCATCTGAATGAGGCGGAAAGCGGAGATAAAGTGCTGGTACGCGTTATTGAGTGGCCAGACAAGCCAGGAAAGAACCCAACGGGTGAAGTGATTCGTGTTTTTGGTCCGGCCGGTGAGCATGAGGCTGAAATACACTCTATCATGGCTGAGTTTGGCCTGCCATTCGAGTTTCCGGAGGCAGTAGAGGAAGAGGCTGAGACAATCTCTGATAAAATACCAACCGGTGAAATTGCCAAGCGCCGCGATTTCCGCGATGTTGCCACTTTCACCATAGACCCTGCCGATGCCAAAGACTTCGACGATGCACTATCTATACAAAAGCTGGAGAACGGAAACTGGGAGATAGGCGTGCACATTGCCGATGTAACGCATTACGTGCACCCAAGAAGCGTGCTGGAGAAAGAAGCCTACCACAGGGCAACATCAGTATACTTGGTAGATAGAACCATCCCAATGCTGCCGGAGCGCCTTTCCAATGGCCTTTGCTCCCTCAGGCCAAATGAAGAGAAGCTAACATTCTCTGTTGTGTTTGAGCTGGACGAAAACGGCAAACTTTACGACACCTGGTACGGCCGCACCATTATTTACTCCGACCGCCGCTTTAGTTACGAGGAGGCACAGGAACGTATCGAAACCGGCGAGGGCGACTTTGCCGAGGAAATCAATATCCTGAACAGTATTGCCAAAAAACTGCAGGCGAAGCGCTTTAAAAATGGAGCTATCTCTTTCGAAACTGTAGAGGTGAAGTTTAAGCTAGACGAGAACGGCAAGCCACTATCGGTGTATGTAAAAGAACGCAAGGATGCACATAAGCTGATTGAGGAGTTCATGCTATTGGCTAATAAGTGTGTAGCTGAGTATGTGTATGGCCTGGGCAAAGGCAAGAAGCGCCCTACCATGGTCTACCGTACCCACGGCCAACCTGACCCGGACAAGCTGAGTACCTTCTCGCTGTTTGCCCGCAAGTTTGGTTATAAAGTAGACGTAGACGCCGATATTTCAGAAGAGCTGAACCACCTGACAGCCGAGATTGAAGGTAAGCCGGAGCAAAGCGTGCTGCAGAACCTCGCAATCCGTACCATGGCCAAGGCCAAGTATAGCACCGAACCAGAGGGCCATTTTGGTTTGGCTTTTGACCACTACTCACACTTCACCTCGCCTATTCGCCGTTACCCGGATATGATGGCACACCGCCTGCTGCAACATTACCTGGATGGCGGCAATTCTGAGGACAAAGATGAGTATGAGGAGCGCTGCAAGCATTCTTCGGAGATGGAGAAACGCGCTGCCGACGCAGAACGAGCCTCTATCAAGTATAAGCAGGTAGAATTTATGAAAGATACCATCGGGAATCAGTATAAAGGTATTGTTTCCGGTGTCACAGAATGGGGTATCTTTGTGGAGATCGAAGAGAACAAGTGCGAAGGCATGGTACGCCTGGCTGACCTCAACGACGATTATTACGAACTGGATGCTGATAACTACCGCATCATCGGTCGCCAAACCAAGCGTATTATTTCGTTCGGAGATGAGGTACTGGTAGAGGTGAAAAGTGCCAACCTTGCCGATCGCACCATCGATCTGGACCTAATCGAGACACTAAAACAACATTAAGTATCCTGTGGATATCACCACCCTTTCCGAAAAGTTAAACCATACTTTGTCCGCGCTCCGCTACGGTGAAAAGCCAAAGGAGCTTTACGAACCAATTAGGTATATAATGGCGTTGGGCGGCAAAAGAATTCGCCCATTGCTGGTGCTGCTGAGCGCAAAAATGTTTGATGAGGATGTGGAGAAAGCTCTTTTGCCCGCTGCGGCAGTGGAGGTTTTCCACAACTTCACGCTCATGCACGACGACATTATGGACAAGGCCCCACTGCGACGTGGGCAGCAAACTGTGCACGAAAAGTGGGATGCCAACACGGCTATACTTAGCGGCGATGTGATGCTGGTGCGGGCTTATGAGCTTTTATTAGGGGTGGAGCAAGATAAGCTGGCGCTGGTACTAAGGTTATTCAGCCGCACGGCAGCCGAAGTATGCGAAGGACAACAGCTGGACATGAACTTTGAGCGACGTGAGCAGGTAAGTATCCACGAGTACATCCACATGATCACGCTGAAAACAGCCGTGCTGCTGGGCTTTAGTCTGGAGCTGGGTGCCATACTTCAGGGAGCGCCAAAATCCGACGCAGAGCACCTGAAGGCCTTTGGCGACAACGTAGGTATAGCTTTCCAGCTACGCGATGATTTGCTGGATGTGTATGGCGACAAAGACAAGTTTGGCAAGCAGGTAGGTGGCGACATCCTGTCGGATAAGAAAACCTTCCTGATGCTGACAGCGCTGGAGCAGGCAAACGAGCAGCAGCGGCAAACCATCATTAGCTGGCGCGATAAAACCGATGAAAGTATAGCCGAGGACAAGGTAAAGGCCGTGACAGAGGTATACGACCAGCTTAACATCCGCCACCAAACAGAGCAGCAAATCGACCTGTACTTCCAGAAAGCTATACATCACTTAGATGCCATCCAGCTGCCAAAGGAGCGTAAGAGCACTATCCGTGGCCTTGCCCTGCAGCTTATGGAGCGTGATAGTTAACAATTAAAAAAAACTTTGTTAAGGAAGGCTGTGTTTTGCGGCCAAACCACAGCCTTCCTTAAAATAAGAGAGTGCCGGTGCGCAGCTCTTCAATGTCTTCCAGGCGCAGCTGGCTGAAGTCTTCCGTAACTAGGTCGGCCAGGGAAAGGTCCTGGTTCCCAGAGTTAGCCGATTTGTAGCCGATACACTTCATGCCAGCGGCTTTGGCGCCCTTAACGCCGTTGCTGCTGTCTTCTATCACGATAAAGTTAGCCGCTGGTATTTGGTAACGTTGTGCCACCTCCAGAAATATATCCGGAGCTGGTTTCCCATCGCGCACGTCCTCACTGCTTACAACAAAATCAAAGTAATGCCTGAACTCCAGTTTCTCCAGGATCAGGTCAATGATGTTGTGGGGAGAGGAGGAAGCCACAGAGAGTTTGTAACCGTTTTCCTTTAAAGTGGCCAGCAGCTCGTCCACTGCCGGGATGCACTGGATTTGGCGGGCCTGTAGTTCCCTATGTTTTACCTCCTTTTCAAGCCGGAAAAGCTCTTCTACCGTATGTGGGAGGTCAAACTCCCGTATCAAGGTTTCCCATACTCGTTTGGGGGCCATGCCCACAAAGCTGTGGTGCAGGGTGGTAGGCACCTGTATGTTTAACTGGCTGAACAGAAGCTTCTCCAGCTCTATGTGGATAGGCTCACTGTCCACTAGCACGCCGTCCATATCGAAGATCACGAATTTTTCCATGGGGTGTTGCTGTCGATCAAATAAATATGTGTTGGAGGGAAGATATGCAAAATCTGTAGGAATACCTTTTTAAAACTTGCAAGGGCCGCGTAGCGGAGGCGGTAAAGTATAAACGAGCATAAACCGTGAACATTTAGTGAGGGCATACGACTTTGTCTTTTATCTTTGTTCATAATCATTTCGTTACTCTTTCAAAAACAGAGCATGAGCGTTACCGTTATATTAATCATTATTACAGTTGGCATTTCGCTGTACGCCTGGCAAAACCAGGACCTGATGCATAAGTGGATCTTTCAGCCATACGCCGTACAGCGCGACAACTCCTGGTATCGCTTTCTTACATCTGGTTTCCTGCACGCTGACTTCACACACCTGTTGTTTAACATGTTCACGCTGTTCTTCTTTGGCGATGTGGTGGAGTATGTGTTTACATCTGCTTACGGACCTATTACTGGCATACTTTTATACCTGCTCGTGTACTTAGGTGGCATTATCGTATCAGATATCCCTACTTATTTCAAGCACCGCAATGATCCTCCGTACCGGGCATTGGGTGCCTCAGGTGGGGTAGCAAGCATTGTTTTTGCCAGCATACTTTTCTTTCCTACACTGGATATCTGTCTCTTTGCCTTTCTGTGTTTACCGGGCTTCATCTTCGGTATCCTGTACATGATGTACTCGTATTTCTCGGGCAAGCGTATGGGAGATAACATAAACCACGATGCCCACTTGTATGGTGCCTTGTATGGCTTTTTGCTGAGCTTGTTGTTAGTGCCTAGCGCACTGCCTAACTTCTTCAACC is a genomic window containing:
- the ileS gene encoding isoleucine--tRNA ligase, whose amino-acid sequence is MKYNEYKNLNYAKVGEDVLSFWKQNNIFEKSVATREGKTPFVFYEGPPSANGTPGIHHVMARAVKDIFCRYKTLKGFQVNRKGGWDTHGLPVELQVEKELGITKEDIGKKITVEEYNQRCRETVMRFKNQWDTLTEQMGYWVDLNNPYITFENEYIESCWALLKRLYDKGYLYKGYTIQPFSPAAGTGLSSHELNQPGCYKMVKDTTIVAQFEVKKITRNMFLFEDEEENVYFLAWTTTPWTLPANTGLAVGKNIKYVKVKSFNPYTYEPISVILAKDLVSRYFNPKAADLALADYKAGDKLVPYKVVEEFTGTDLNGVEYHQLMPYVQPDKPAFRVIIGDYVTTEDGTGIVHISPTFGADDARVAAQNDIPALLVMDENGKPSPIVDRQGRFVKEITDFAGMYVKNYAKEDESAAEYKPTDVKIAIKLKEEGKAFKVEKYEHTYPHCWRTDMPVLYYPLDSWFIKTTAVKDRLIELNKTINWKPESTGTGRFGNWLENLVDWNLSRSRYWGTPLPIWRTEDGEEEICIGSIAQLNDEIARAVDAGLMDTSVEVKDLHRPYVDNIVLVSKSGKPMYRETDLIDVWFDSGAMPYAQWHYPLENENIFDKNFPADFIAEGVDQTRGWFFTLHALAVMLEDNVAYKNVIANGLVLDKNGNKMSKRLGNAIDPFEMIGNYGPDAVRWYMISNAPPWDNLKFNPDGVVETQRRFFGTLQNTYSFFALYANLDNFTYSEADVPMAQRTESDRWIISKLNTLVQDVDTYYEDYDPTRAARAIQDFVVDDLSNWYVRLNRKRFWKGEYNTDKIAAYQTLYTCLETIAVLAAPVAPFYTEQLYRDLNNVSNKHTVESVHLAYYPEVNQENIDTDLEERMQLAQTVSSLVHSLRKKEMIKVRQPLQRILIPVLNSKMKQQIEAVADLILSEVNVKAIEYIDDTSGILVKKIKPNFKKLGQVFGPKMKLVAAAVQQMDQADIATLEREGGFKIMLSEDESAVLTPDDVEISSEDIPGWLVASEGRLTVALDITITEELKQEGIARDLVNRIQNLRKDSNLEVQDKIHIAMQQSVPEVNEAVKNYSDYICAETQALTLDLVVELASATILDIDDYKVSIQIQTEERATI
- a CDS encoding lipoprotein signal peptidase — encoded protein: MKYGKYYLAALAVILVDQAVKLIVHYNMEMGMPGEIHLIGDWLKLHYTLNPGMAFGVELGSEYGKLILTLFRLVAMFGIGYYLYYLVKNKAPKGLIWCISLILGGAIGNLIDSTFYGVWFDNAPYGSSTPWFHGQVIDMFYVDIWEGIVPNWVPILGGKPMSLWPIFNVADSAIFVGVLLILFNQKRFFGEHHEEQKQKPVEQQGL
- a CDS encoding HAD family hydrolase; the protein is MIKFIIFDLGAVLIDWNPHYLYRKIFDEEEEMLHFLENICTPEWNEEQDAGRPLQEATELLVARHPEHQERIEAFYGRWHEMLGGAIEGTVDILRELKESGKYNLYALTNWSAETFPIAQEQFDFLNWFDGIVVSGTEKDRKPFSSFYHTLLSRYDVHPSEAVFIDDNLRNVKAAEQLGIDSIHFTSPEALKEALKERGVL
- a CDS encoding ABC transporter ATP-binding protein, which codes for MTLLKPILQVINLNSVFSTLHSITKAVDKVSFEVYAGETVAIVGESGSGKSVTALSLMRLLDTTPGQIATGQVVFQSKKYGEVDLLQLPEKQMQHIRGNEISMVFQEPMSSLNPVYTCGKQVTEALLIHNTLTKKQAKERTIQLFEKARLSHPERIFDAYPHEVSGGQKQRVMIAMALACEPSILIADEPTTALDVTVQARVLRLVDELRIKENTAVLFITHDLGVVAEIADRILVMYKGKIVEQGKVIDIFTNPQHPYTKGLLACRPKLTAKKQTILPTVSDFMFEDEQGNILERKAQILEPSLEDVVSNYVGTVRNIKHQQENKQKPLLLQVENLKVHFPIKKGFFGRTTGLVKAVDDVSFEVRPGETIGLVGESGCGKTTLGRALLRLIEPTEGSITFDGQNVVQLTPEELRNSRRNIQMIFQDHYTSLNPMHTVSEVIVEPMQVHNFYSSDKERHGKSLELIEKVGLTKDYLHRYPHELSGGQRQRVSIARALALRPKCIICDESVSALDVSVQAQVLNLLNRLKQEFHITYIFITHDLSVAKYMSDRILVMNRGKIVETGTPEQIFRQPQEEYTRNLISAIPKGEPEDIITAQQKRKAIKAGLE
- a CDS encoding DUF695 domain-containing protein; translated protein: MQQTHHESDWEFHFRSIDNKPGSIAVDLGLAKVAPLSEQPNLVQVSVKMVDPRPDGLSSLQETIVLQSLEDDLEEVLRTTCQATYAGRLTSNGHRKIYFYMGEPNGYAESVQRVMQNYNGHAYTLKLVKDKDWSRYFNFLYPEPEQLQSIQNRKVLEELEKNGDDLSKERQVDHWVYFKTEADRTAFVESIANENYTVITSDYLEASEDYPFRLHISRTDKLDQLNIDRTVLHLRRLALKHHGDYDGWETSLEV